The following are encoded together in the Vicinamibacteria bacterium genome:
- the nadB gene encoding L-aspartate oxidase → MSARRSDMSGEVIRVDFLVLGSGVAGLRAAIGLARRGSVLVVTKDQPTESNTGYAQGGVAVALAADDDPEGHLADTLRAGGGIVSTAAARVLVEEGPERIRELAAWGARFDRAGGQFHFTREGAHSKNRVLHALGDATGWEMVRALLEKTRRTPTILVRSFACSTDLEVRDGRVVGCSFVTDEGTLTRVLARMTLLATGGAGEVFAETTNPPVATGDGMAMAARAGAALLDMEFVQFHPTALFLPGAPRFLISEAVRGEGAYLRNAAGERFTEELGPRDEVARAIAREARGGRGPVSLDLRHLDPERVRTRFPRIHATCLRYGVDITSDPVPVTPAAHYVMGGVATDLQGRATLAGLYAAGECAGTGVHGANRLASNSLLEGLVFGARAAEAMAEEAGPPLPSRERPHDPPRPASVPDSLRDEIRGRAWAGLGLERDGPGLRDLLAFLESPRGETTGAPADRAAAETRNLLEVARAMARSALFREESRGAHFRTDFPSPRDARFRGHTWLDAAGARLVEVEVPVPAGTKC, encoded by the coding sequence TTGAGCGCGCGGCGGAGCGACATGTCGGGAGAGGTGATCCGCGTAGACTTCCTGGTCCTGGGCTCGGGTGTCGCCGGGCTGCGGGCAGCCATTGGCCTGGCCCGCCGCGGCAGCGTGCTGGTGGTGACCAAGGACCAGCCCACCGAGAGCAACACCGGATACGCGCAGGGCGGGGTGGCCGTGGCTCTGGCCGCGGACGACGATCCCGAGGGGCACCTCGCGGACACCCTCCGAGCCGGCGGGGGGATCGTCTCCACGGCCGCCGCGCGCGTGCTCGTGGAGGAGGGCCCGGAGCGGATCCGCGAGCTGGCGGCCTGGGGGGCCCGCTTCGACCGCGCGGGGGGTCAGTTCCACTTCACCCGGGAGGGCGCCCACTCTAAGAACCGGGTCCTGCACGCCCTGGGCGACGCCACCGGCTGGGAGATGGTGCGCGCTCTGCTCGAGAAGACCCGACGCACTCCCACTATCCTCGTGCGCTCTTTTGCCTGCTCGACCGACCTCGAGGTTCGGGACGGGCGCGTCGTGGGCTGTTCCTTCGTGACCGACGAGGGAACCCTGACTCGGGTCTTGGCCCGGATGACCCTCCTCGCCACGGGGGGAGCCGGAGAGGTGTTCGCGGAGACCACCAACCCGCCCGTGGCCACCGGGGACGGTATGGCCATGGCGGCGCGCGCAGGGGCGGCCTTGCTGGACATGGAGTTCGTGCAGTTCCATCCCACCGCGCTCTTTTTGCCGGGGGCGCCCCGCTTCCTCATCTCAGAGGCGGTCCGGGGCGAAGGGGCCTACCTGAGGAACGCCGCCGGCGAGCGCTTCACGGAGGAGCTGGGCCCGCGGGATGAAGTGGCCCGCGCCATCGCGCGCGAGGCGCGGGGGGGGCGGGGTCCGGTGAGCCTGGACCTCCGGCACTTGGACCCCGAGCGCGTGCGGACGCGCTTCCCCCGGATCCATGCCACGTGCCTTCGGTATGGGGTCGACATCACGTCCGACCCGGTGCCGGTGACGCCCGCCGCCCACTACGTCATGGGAGGAGTGGCCACCGACCTTCAGGGTCGGGCAACCCTGGCCGGCCTCTATGCGGCGGGGGAATGCGCGGGCACGGGGGTACACGGCGCGAACCGACTGGCCAGCAACTCCCTCCTCGAGGGCCTGGTCTTCGGGGCCAGGGCGGCGGAGGCCATGGCGGAGGAGGCCGGGCCTCCGTTGCCGAGCCGCGAGCGGCCCCACGACCCCCCTCGGCCCGCGTCGGTCCCCGACTCCCTGCGCGACGAGATTCGCGGTCGGGCCTGGGCCGGCCTAGGGCTCGAGCGGGACGGCCCCGGGCTCCGCGACCTCTTGGCCTTCCTCGAGAGCCCGCGCGGGGAGACGACGGGCGCGCCCGCGGATCGGGCCGCGGCCGAGACCCGCAACCTCCTGGAGGTGGCCCGGGCCATGGCCCGCTCCGCGCTCTTCCGCGAGGAGAGTCGGGGCGCTCACTTTCGGACCGACTTTCCCTCCCCCCGCGATGCCCGCTTCCGCGGGCACACTTGGCTGGACGCGGCCGGGGCGCGCCTCGTGGAGGTGGAGGTCCCGGTACCGGCGGGAACGAAGTGCTGA
- the argF gene encoding ornithine carbamoyltransferase, with amino-acid sequence MHQKHLVSLKDYSRDELGEVFDLAAQVKADPPAYGGVLQGKSLAMIFQKPSTRTRVSFEVGMFELGGTALFLSANDIQLHRGETIADTARVLSRYVDGIVARVFSHQDILDLARHSTVPVINGLSDLLHPCQALADYFTLREQRGSLEGLKIAYVGDGNNVCHELMFGAVKLGLRMSVASPQGYEPNQLVVKSATREAQKLGVPAPEVTSDPFSAVAEADVVYTDVWASMGQEAEAQARQAAFEGFTVTAEMMASASPEAVFMHCLPAHRGEEVAAEVIDGPQSVVLDEAENRLHVQKAVLMLLLSDQA; translated from the coding sequence ATGCATCAGAAGCACTTGGTCTCCCTCAAGGACTACTCGCGGGACGAGCTCGGCGAGGTCTTCGATCTGGCCGCCCAGGTCAAGGCGGACCCCCCCGCTTATGGAGGCGTCCTCCAGGGCAAGTCCCTGGCCATGATCTTCCAAAAACCGTCCACCCGAACCCGGGTCTCCTTCGAGGTGGGGATGTTCGAGCTGGGCGGGACGGCCCTGTTTCTCAGTGCGAACGACATCCAGCTCCACCGCGGGGAGACGATCGCGGACACGGCCCGCGTCCTCTCCCGCTACGTGGACGGCATCGTGGCCCGGGTCTTTTCGCACCAGGACATCCTGGACTTGGCCCGGCACAGCACGGTCCCCGTGATCAACGGGCTCTCCGACCTGCTCCATCCCTGCCAGGCCCTGGCCGATTACTTCACCCTCCGGGAGCAGCGGGGAAGCCTGGAAGGCCTGAAAATCGCCTACGTGGGCGACGGCAACAACGTCTGCCACGAGCTCATGTTCGGGGCGGTGAAGCTGGGGCTGCGCATGAGTGTCGCCTCTCCCCAGGGCTACGAGCCCAACCAGCTCGTCGTCAAGAGCGCCACCCGGGAGGCCCAGAAGCTGGGTGTCCCCGCCCCCGAGGTCACGTCCGACCCCTTTTCCGCGGTGGCGGAAGCGGACGTGGTCTACACCGATGTCTGGGCGTCGATGGGTCAGGAAGCCGAGGCCCAGGCGCGGCAGGCGGCCTTCGAGGGGTTCACGGTCACGGCGGAGATGATGGCCTCCGCATCCCCGGAAGCCGTTTTCATGCACTGCCTTCCCGCCCACCGCGGCGAGGAGGTGGCGGCGGAGGTCATCGACGGCCCCCAGTCCGTGGTGCTCGACGAGGCCGAGAACCGCCTGCACGTGCAGAAGGCGGTGCTCATGCTCCTGCTGAGCGATCAGGCTTGA
- a CDS encoding protein-L-isoaspartate(D-aspartate) O-methyltransferase — MPWLAWYLALTTFSSASAPDAAEEGAFARARDRMVSEQIEARGVRDTLTLAALRQVPRHLFVPPSLRSEAYDDHPLPIGEGQTISQPYIVAFMTEALGLKGGETVLEVGTGSGYQAAVLARIASRVYTIEIVSALAEEAKERLARLGYGSVTVRPGDGYLGWPEVAPFDAIMVTAAAPRVPEPLKEQLKDGGHLVIPLGDQDQELIVMTRRGAAYEERRAIPVRFVPMTGKVRK, encoded by the coding sequence GTGCCCTGGCTCGCGTGGTACCTAGCCTTGACCACCTTTTCCAGCGCGTCCGCGCCCGACGCCGCCGAGGAAGGGGCCTTCGCGCGCGCCCGCGACCGAATGGTGTCCGAGCAGATCGAGGCCCGGGGTGTGCGCGACACCCTCACCCTGGCCGCTCTCCGCCAGGTCCCCCGCCACCTCTTCGTCCCCCCTTCCCTCAGGAGCGAGGCCTACGACGACCATCCCCTGCCCATTGGCGAGGGCCAAACCATCTCTCAACCCTACATCGTGGCCTTCATGACCGAGGCCCTGGGCCTCAAGGGGGGGGAGACGGTCCTGGAGGTCGGTACCGGCTCCGGCTATCAGGCGGCGGTGCTGGCCCGGATCGCAAGCCGGGTCTACACGATCGAGATCGTGAGCGCCTTGGCCGAAGAGGCGAAGGAGCGTCTGGCTCGATTGGGCTACGGAAGCGTCACCGTACGGCCCGGTGACGGCTACCTGGGCTGGCCCGAGGTCGCCCCCTTCGACGCCATCATGGTAACGGCCGCCGCCCCCCGGGTGCCCGAGCCCCTCAAAGAGCAACTGAAGGACGGCGGGCACCTGGTGATCCCGCTGGGAGACCAGGACCAAGAGCTGATTGTGATGACGCGGCGCGGCGCCGCCTATGAAGAAAGGCGGGCCATTCCCGTGCGCTTTGTGCCCATGACGGGGAAGGTCCGCAAGTAG
- a CDS encoding DUF192 domain-containing protein translates to MPCAPSSGLAATALALVCAVGAASAAPAVIPLTLPSGKVLQAEVMIKDDDRAMGLMFRSSLPPDRGMLFVFDDLDFHGIWMKNCKFPIDILWLDEGGRVVHEAEAVPPCTADPCPVYQPLRRAAYVVELNAGQARREKAVLGARVSFRVPR, encoded by the coding sequence ATGCCGTGCGCCCCGTCCTCCGGTCTGGCCGCCACCGCTCTCGCCCTCGTGTGCGCGGTGGGCGCTGCCTCGGCCGCTCCCGCCGTGATACCCCTGACCCTCCCCTCCGGCAAGGTGCTCCAGGCCGAGGTCATGATCAAGGACGACGACCGCGCGATGGGTCTGATGTTCCGATCGTCCCTCCCCCCGGACCGGGGGATGCTCTTCGTCTTCGACGATCTGGACTTCCACGGCATCTGGATGAAGAACTGCAAGTTCCCGATTGACATCCTCTGGCTCGACGAAGGGGGCCGCGTGGTCCACGAGGCGGAGGCGGTACCTCCCTGCACCGCCGACCCCTGCCCCGTGTATCAACCCCTGCGGCGGGCAGCTTATGTCGTGGAACTGAACGCCGGACAGGCCCGCCGCGAGAAGGCGGTCCTCGGCGCCCGGGTCAGCTTTCGGGTCCCTCGCTGA
- the aroB gene encoding 3-dehydroquinate synthase, translating into MIEIPVELGERRYPIAIGHGLARMLPDLLGPLADRRMVLVTSRRVWSLHGHQLQKTLSARGRLSRALIPDGERYKSRATLDNLHDAFVDAGLGRDGLVVAVGGGMVGDLAGFAAATYMRGVPWVVVPTTLLSMVDSAVGGKVGINHPRGKNLIGAFHQPRAVVADPAFLETLPAREVRSGTYEILKCGIIADRALFKAVHKAPPALRGWSRVEIESAVASACRIKAEVVEKDEHENGLRRVLNLGHTIGHALEAATGYRRFTHGEAVGWGLLGAAWIARERGLLAPANFDAIASAVDHLGPRPRVSDLSPERILEAASRDKKARGGRMVFVLPSSVGRVVLRGDVAKTEVRRALKIMAAREALLG; encoded by the coding sequence ATGATCGAGATCCCGGTCGAGCTGGGGGAGAGGCGGTACCCCATTGCGATCGGCCACGGCTTGGCCCGGATGCTTCCCGACCTCTTGGGCCCGCTCGCCGACCGGCGCATGGTGCTCGTGACCAGCCGCCGGGTCTGGAGCCTTCACGGCCACCAGCTACAGAAAACGCTCAGCGCCCGGGGCCGGTTGAGCCGGGCCCTGATTCCGGATGGGGAACGCTACAAGTCCCGGGCCACTCTCGACAACCTGCACGACGCGTTCGTGGACGCCGGCCTCGGCCGCGACGGCTTGGTGGTGGCGGTCGGAGGCGGGATGGTGGGCGACCTGGCCGGCTTTGCCGCCGCGACTTACATGCGGGGAGTACCCTGGGTCGTGGTGCCGACGACCCTTCTCTCCATGGTGGACAGCGCGGTGGGGGGCAAGGTCGGGATCAACCATCCCCGGGGCAAGAACCTCATCGGCGCGTTCCATCAGCCGCGGGCCGTGGTGGCCGACCCCGCCTTCCTGGAGACGCTGCCCGCGCGCGAGGTGCGCAGCGGTACCTACGAGATCCTGAAGTGCGGGATCATCGCGGACCGCGCGCTCTTCAAAGCCGTGCACAAGGCCCCCCCCGCGCTTCGGGGCTGGAGCCGGGTGGAGATCGAGAGCGCAGTGGCCTCGGCCTGCCGGATCAAGGCCGAGGTAGTGGAAAAGGACGAGCACGAGAACGGCCTGCGCCGCGTGCTGAACCTTGGCCACACCATCGGCCATGCCCTGGAGGCCGCCACCGGCTACCGCCGCTTCACCCACGGCGAAGCCGTGGGCTGGGGCCTCCTGGGCGCGGCCTGGATCGCGCGCGAGCGGGGCCTCCTGGCCCCCGCCAACTTCGACGCCATCGCCTCCGCCGTCGACCACCTCGGCCCCCGGCCCCGGGTCTCCGACCTCTCCCCCGAGCGCATCCTGGAGGCGGCCTCCCGCGACAAGAAGGCGCGGGGGGGGCGGATGGTGTTCGTGCTGCCCAGCAGCGTGGGACGCGTGGTCTTGCGGGGGGACGTGGCGAAGACGGAGGTTCGGCGGGCCTTGAAGATCATGGCGGCCCGGGAGGCCTTGCTCGGCTGA
- a CDS encoding nucleotidyltransferase family protein — protein MRIAVVILAAGEGRRMGGPKALLHVGASTFLARTAALLARPGVAIRIAVLGHEADRVLAESEIQEEVTIVRNPRYREGMLTSVLTGLEAAEAAGAEAVLLHPVDHPLVGTATVDRVVTALEMGAKVVVPSFQNRRGHPGGFARDAWKDLRGASPDRGARAVLADHPEWVVHVEGDAGCVAGVDTPEDYERHLR, from the coding sequence ATGCGGATCGCGGTCGTCATCCTCGCCGCCGGCGAAGGGCGGCGCATGGGGGGGCCCAAAGCCCTTTTGCATGTGGGGGCATCCACGTTCCTGGCCCGCACCGCGGCCCTCCTCGCCCGGCCCGGGGTGGCGATCCGGATCGCCGTGCTCGGCCACGAGGCGGACCGCGTGCTCGCGGAGAGCGAGATCCAAGAAGAGGTGACGATCGTGCGCAACCCCCGCTACCGCGAGGGCATGCTGACCTCGGTCCTCACCGGGCTGGAGGCGGCGGAGGCGGCGGGGGCGGAGGCGGTGCTGCTGCACCCCGTCGACCATCCGCTGGTGGGGACGGCCACCGTCGATCGCGTGGTCACCGCTCTGGAGATGGGGGCCAAGGTCGTGGTGCCGAGCTTCCAGAACCGACGGGGCCATCCCGGCGGCTTCGCCCGCGACGCCTGGAAGGACCTGCGCGGAGCCTCCCCCGACCGCGGTGCGCGCGCGGTGCTCGCGGATCACCCCGAGTGGGTGGTCCACGTGGAGGGAGATGCCGGCTGTGTGGCCGGGGTGGACACGCCCGAGGACTACGAGCGCCACCTCCGGTGA
- the proS gene encoding proline--tRNA ligase, producing the protein MEKERVLKEITPKSQDFSQWYLDVVLKAEMADYGPVRGCMIIRPYGYAVWEHMQADMDRRIKETGHVNAYFPLLIPKSFLEKEKEHVKGFSPECAWVTMGGGEELEEALAIRPTSESMICSTYAKWVRSWRDLPVLINQWANVMRWEKVTRPFLRTTEFLWQEGHTLHATEGEAEEETLKMLHVYRSFCEEILAMPVIWGRKSESEKFAGALRTYAIEALMSDGKALQAGTSHNLGQHFATAYGIEYLDQNQQRVKPWSTSWGSSTRMVGGLIMTHGDDAGLILPPRVAPHQVVIVPIPPRKGDWSEAVLPKAREVQAALRGAGIRVHLDDRDYQQPGFKYADWEMRGVPLRLEIGPKDIEKDQCVLVRRDTREKAFVPRVDLPSHTRALLEQIQVDLLAKARKFLAENTSRVKTYDEFKTVMAQKRGFLVTGWCGAADCEAKIKEETRATVRVIPLEGEGAPGACVRCGKPSPRDVYFAQAY; encoded by the coding sequence ATGGAGAAAGAGCGCGTCCTCAAGGAGATCACCCCCAAAAGCCAGGACTTCTCGCAGTGGTACTTGGACGTGGTCCTGAAGGCGGAGATGGCCGACTACGGACCGGTCCGGGGCTGCATGATCATCCGACCCTACGGCTATGCGGTCTGGGAGCACATGCAGGCGGACATGGACCGGCGCATCAAGGAGACCGGTCACGTCAACGCCTACTTCCCCCTCCTCATCCCCAAGAGCTTCCTGGAGAAGGAGAAGGAACACGTGAAAGGCTTCTCCCCCGAGTGTGCCTGGGTGACGATGGGTGGGGGGGAGGAGCTGGAGGAGGCCCTCGCCATCCGCCCCACTTCGGAGTCCATGATCTGCTCCACCTACGCGAAGTGGGTGCGCTCCTGGCGGGACCTTCCCGTGCTCATCAACCAATGGGCGAACGTGATGCGCTGGGAGAAGGTGACGCGGCCGTTCCTGCGAACCACGGAGTTCCTTTGGCAGGAGGGCCACACCCTACATGCCACGGAGGGCGAGGCCGAGGAGGAGACCCTGAAGATGCTTCACGTCTACCGAAGCTTCTGCGAGGAGATCCTGGCCATGCCCGTGATCTGGGGCCGCAAGTCGGAGAGCGAGAAATTCGCGGGGGCGCTGCGGACCTACGCCATCGAGGCCTTGATGTCCGACGGCAAGGCCCTGCAGGCGGGCACCAGCCACAATCTCGGCCAACACTTCGCCACCGCCTACGGCATCGAGTACTTGGACCAGAACCAGCAGCGGGTGAAACCCTGGTCGACCTCCTGGGGATCGTCGACCCGGATGGTCGGGGGCCTGATCATGACCCACGGGGACGACGCGGGGCTCATCCTCCCCCCGCGGGTGGCTCCCCACCAAGTCGTGATCGTCCCCATCCCTCCGCGCAAAGGGGACTGGAGCGAGGCCGTCCTGCCCAAGGCGCGGGAGGTCCAGGCGGCGCTCCGGGGGGCCGGAATCCGGGTTCACCTGGACGACCGCGACTATCAACAGCCGGGCTTCAAGTACGCGGATTGGGAGATGCGGGGGGTGCCCCTGCGCCTGGAGATCGGCCCCAAGGACATCGAGAAGGACCAGTGCGTTCTGGTCCGGCGAGACACGCGGGAGAAGGCCTTCGTGCCTCGGGTCGACCTCCCCTCCCACACGCGTGCGCTGCTCGAGCAGATTCAGGTCGACCTCCTGGCCAAGGCCCGGAAGTTCTTGGCGGAGAACACGAGCCGCGTCAAGACGTACGACGAGTTCAAGACGGTCATGGCCCAGAAGCGGGGCTTCCTGGTGACGGGCTGGTGCGGCGCGGCGGACTGCGAGGCAAAGATCAAGGAAGAGACGCGGGCCACGGTTCGGGTCATCCCCCTAGAGGGGGAGGGCGCGCCGGGGGCCTGCGTCCGCTGCGGCAAGCCCTCACCCCGAGACGTGTACTTCGCCCAGGCCTATTAG